A genomic stretch from Pomacea canaliculata isolate SZHN2017 linkage group LG2, ASM307304v1, whole genome shotgun sequence includes:
- the LOC112558190 gene encoding proline-rich protein HaeIII subfamily 1-like isoform X1 yields the protein MMRGFILLLLVASSAAMITPQMMANPPTPPQGPPMGPPMGPPQGPPMGPPMGPPMGPPMGPPQGPPMGPPQGPPMGPPQGPPQPPMMGGGYGGPQPPYGGPPAVDPNNYGQQPAPGMDPGMGYGGGMFLTGDKFKDRRLFELLYNPATGRPREIPHLPPVYPGGMPYQWSLPDYHKDMVVHFLENKIRMRGTPPTPSEAEILRLVGDPLMEMMPMPMPGYGRPMYQTGGAW from the exons ATGATGCGAGGCTTCATTCTTCTCCTGCTTGTCGCCT caTCTGCGGCAATGATAACACCTCAGATGATGGCTAATCCAC CTACACCTCCTCAGGGTCCACCTATGGGTCCACCAATGGGTCCACCTCAGGGTCCACCTATGGGTCCACCTATGGGTCCTCCTATGGGTCCTCCTATGGGTCCACCTCAAGGTCCACCAATGGGTCCACCACAGGGACCCCCTATGGGCCCTCCTCAGGGACCACCTCAACCTCCTATGATGGGCGGAGGCTACGGAGGTCCTCAACCACCATACGGAGGGCCCCCTGCCGTGGATCCTAACAACTATGGCCAGCAGCCAGCTCCCGGGATGGACCCCGGCATGGGATATGGAg GTGGCATGTTTTTAACTGGAGACAAGTTCAAAG acaGACGACTGTTCGAGCTCCTGTACAACCCAGCGACGGGCCGACCACGAG AAATTCCACATCTTCCTCCTGTCTACCCCGGAGGCATGCCTTATCAGTGGAGCTTGCCTGATTACCACAAAG ATATGGTCGTGCATTTCCTCGAAAATAAAATCCGTATGAGAG GTACTCCACCAACGCCGAGCGAAGCTGAGATTTTGC GTTTGGTGGGTGACCCACTGATGGAAATGATGCCTATGCCTATGCCTGGTTATGGAC GTCCTATGTACCAAACTGGAG GCGCATGGTAG
- the LOC112558190 gene encoding proline-rich protein HaeIII subfamily 1-like isoform X2, with product MGPPMGPPQGPPMGPPMGPPMGPPMGPPQGPPMGPPQGPPMGPPQGPPQPPMMGGGYGGPQPPYGGPPAVDPNNYGQQPAPGMDPGMGYGGGMFLTGDKFKDRRLFELLYNPATGRPREIPHLPPVYPGGMPYQWSLPDYHKDMVVHFLENKIRMRGTPPTPSEAEILRLVGDPLMEMMPMPMPGYGRPMYQTGGAW from the exons ATGGGTCCACCAATGGGTCCACCTCAGGGTCCACCTATGGGTCCACCTATGGGTCCTCCTATGGGTCCTCCTATGGGTCCACCTCAAGGTCCACCAATGGGTCCACCACAGGGACCCCCTATGGGCCCTCCTCAGGGACCACCTCAACCTCCTATGATGGGCGGAGGCTACGGAGGTCCTCAACCACCATACGGAGGGCCCCCTGCCGTGGATCCTAACAACTATGGCCAGCAGCCAGCTCCCGGGATGGACCCCGGCATGGGATATGGAg GTGGCATGTTTTTAACTGGAGACAAGTTCAAAG acaGACGACTGTTCGAGCTCCTGTACAACCCAGCGACGGGCCGACCACGAG AAATTCCACATCTTCCTCCTGTCTACCCCGGAGGCATGCCTTATCAGTGGAGCTTGCCTGATTACCACAAAG ATATGGTCGTGCATTTCCTCGAAAATAAAATCCGTATGAGAG GTACTCCACCAACGCCGAGCGAAGCTGAGATTTTGC GTTTGGTGGGTGACCCACTGATGGAAATGATGCCTATGCCTATGCCTGGTTATGGAC GTCCTATGTACCAAACTGGAG GCGCATGGTAG
- the LOC112558194 gene encoding epidermal growth factor-like protein 7 yields the protein MESCFRPSWQVLVFSLLLLLLSSGGEAQNWRGNSCGRPGCRYVTRRVCAYNTWLGCCLYRTISEPQWYTEYFCCQGWRHSGDYNCNIPICEPPCQNGGTCVGPGRCNCPVGRKLESVAKAVRVLIILRNHLCCQRLGSVEVYGYRVYKHVFGSEKANKMSNRR from the exons ATGGAATCTTGCTTCAGGCCATCTTGGCAAGTCCTGGTCTTCAGCCTCCTTCTCCTGCTCTTGTCTAGCGGCGGCGAGGCACAGAACTGGAGAGG GAACTCGTGCGGTCGTCCGGGATGTCGCTATGTGACTAGGAGGGTCTGCGCCTACAACACATGGCTAGG ATGCTGCTTGTACCGGACTATAAGTGAGCCTCAATGGTACACAGAGTATTTCTGTTGTCAAGGGTGGAGACATAGTGGTGACTATAACTGCAACATCC CCATCTGTGAGCCTCCCTGTCAGAATGGAGGAACCTGCGTTGGTCCGGGGCGGTGCAACTGTCCAGTGGGGCGAAAGTTGGAGAGCGTTGCGAAGGCGGTGAgagttttaataattttaagaaatcaTCTCTGCTGTCAGAGATTGGGGTCTGTAGAGGTTTACGGGTACAGGGTATATAAACACGTCTTCGGGTCTgaaaaggcaaacaaaatgAGCAATAGACGCTAA